Genomic DNA from Melospiza georgiana isolate bMelGeo1 chromosome 3, bMelGeo1.pri, whole genome shotgun sequence:
AGATGGGTGTTGGGATGGCAGAGTTCTTGGAGAAAAAGGTGGATTCTCAGCATGAGTGGGACAGGGTGAGTGAGCCCAGACTGAGGAATGGACTGAGCTTGAGCAGGGTCATGAAGTTAAggtttggaaaagccctctgagatcaCCAAGCCCAACCATTCCACcggcactgccaaggccaccacagaactgtgtccccaagtgccacatccacaggtttttttgaacacttccaggtaGGGCCCACCTTGTCTATATGAAAGGAGTAGACAGACCATCCCTGTTGggaaaaagtgttttcattGGAAAGCTGAGACATCCCAGGGAGACCTTGCATCAAATGAACTCTCAATTGCTTTTTGTAAAACTCACTGTGGCAAACAGGCAGCTCTTTGTAACTGCTCCTTttatcttgttttttttttttttttcccttctttcccaaCTTGGCACCTCCTTGGCAGTATTGTCACTACGTTGCTGGGCTGGTGGGGATTGGCCTCTCCCGTCTCTTCTCTGCATCAGAGCTGGAAGATTCCATCGTggggcaggacacagagctggcaaACTCCATGGGCCTCTTCCTGCAGAAAACCAACATCATCCGTGACTACCTGGAGGACCAGATGGAGGGAAGGGAATTCTGGCCCAGAGAGGTGAGGAAAAACCTCATAAAATTGCTGCTGTTGGCTGTACATCTTCTTGGTAGTGGCAGTTCTGGCTGACATCTGTCTGCAGCTCTCTAGGTACAGATGTGGGCACAAGGTGTTGCCACCACACACTGCAAGAGCTACTTAGGCAgctgtttctcctctctgctAGGTTATCTGTAGGAATGAGGGAGGATGAGACTGGCAGAGATACCCAAAAGCTCCCAAAAAGCAGGATCAGCTTTGCCTGTGCCTGACATGACATCCAAAaatttttctcccccttttccaTGTGGCTCAGCTGTCTCACAGGGCATTTCTTGATGTGTGACTCACCTTTTCCTTGCCCTCCCTAGGAAAGATGTGGAGATGAGtttcatcctcctcctttaCCATCTCTTTGTGTGCACCAAGGCCACTGTCacatccccacagcctgcccttcctgcttttctttacCCCAAGGCTGTTGTGTGGGGGCTTTTGGTGCTTCTTGTTGCTCTCCCAGACCTGCTGTCTCTCTGATGACATCAATGCACCCTCCAGCTCAGGAACACTTATCTTGGTGTTTAGGTTTGGAGCAGATATGCCAAGAAGCTCTCAGACCTTGCCAAGCCAGAGAACATCGACGTGGCCGTGCAGTGCCTCAATGAGCTCATCACCAACGCCCTCCACCACGTCCCCGACGTCCTCACCTACCTGTCCCGCCTCAAAAACCAAAGTGTCTTCAACTTCTGCGCTATCCCCCAGGTGAGCTGAGCTTCCAAGTGGTTCCTCaccctctgcagcccagctggtgaggagctggaggtggaggaggttctgtgttgttgttttttttgcttttttcttggctCCTGCCGTTTCTGCTGTTGTTGAGGTTGTGCCTCCACTCCAAGGGTGTAACTCTGGACAGGGTGGCTCTTTGGCAAGTTCCTTGCAGTGCAAGTTGCTGTCTCTCCTCAGGTGATGGCCATTGCCACGCTGGCTGCCTGCTACAACAACCAGCAGGTGTTCAGGGGGGTGGTGAAGATCCGCAAGGGCCAGGCCGTCACCCTCATGATGGATGCCACCAACATCCAAGCTGTCAAAGCCATCATGTACCAGTATGTGGAAGAGGTAGGCTCAGCAGTTTGGTTTCAGTCATTTCTGGctgttcctgtccctgtttTTGGAGTGGAGTTGGGAGTACGTGGGAATCTGTTAATTTTATCCTTGGCTCAGTGGTGGTGGGGAGTGATGACCCTGATGTGGTTTTGGTCTGAACCAAACTGTGCTTGATGTGTTCCTTTGAATGTTCCCTGGGTCTGGGTGTCTATTGGGAAGTAGGGACTGGGGCCAggggcatcctggcctggacCAGCAATAGTGtgtccagcagcagggccagggcagtgcccatcCCCTTGAGCCAATTCTGGGGTCAGTTCTGGGCCACTCACAACAcaaaggacattgaggggctggagcctgtccagagaagggaatggagctggggaaggggctggagcaccaggaggggctgaaggagctgcggaagggctcagcctggagaaaaggtgTCTCAAGGGGGACCTTATGACTTCCTCCTGACTCCACAGGGTCCTGTGGAGATTAAAAGTTCACATGGAAAGTCAAGTGGTGGGTgctttaatgggaaaaaaacaactcccTTTCCCAAAACCCAATTCCAGTGAAGGCtattaaataaaaacacttCTGCAGCAGGGAGACCCCAAACCATGCGTTATTAGAGCTGCCCTTGTGTACTGGCTGATCCCATGGCAAGGgacagtgacactgcagggctttaACCCAGGAGAGGGTCTCTGCTTGAGCCCACCTTGCTCAGACTCCTGCAGAGGAGTATCTCAGAAAGCCATGAGAAGAAACCCCCAAATGCCACAGAATCAGGTGATGATGAGGCTGTTCCAGGCAGGAATGTTCCCACTGGTTTCAGGTGGGCCGGTCGGCCATCCTCCAGACAGCGAATGAGGATTGCAGGGTGAGAACCCCTGATCCCAGTAACACCACTGGGGCTTGAGGGATCGTGTCCAAAGCCATGTGGTCCATGTCCCATCATGGGGTGCCCTCAAGAGGCAGCTTGGCTTAGTGCACGTCCCAAGGGAAGTAGAAAAGGGATGGGCCCCTGTGATTGTGTTCgggaggaagagatgaggatctgactccatgtttcagaaggcttgatttattatgttatgatatattaaaactgcactaaaagaatagaagaaaggatttcatcagtaggctagctaagaatagaaaaagaatgaatgaataacaaaggtttgtggctcggacagagagtccaagccagctgactgtgattggccattaattagaaacaaccacatgagaccaatcacagatccacttgttgcattccacagcagcagataatcaatgtttacattttgttcctgaggcctctcagcttctcaggaggaaaaatcctaaggaaaggatttttcataaaggatgtctgtgacaggcCCCTGGCCCCATCCAGCTGTCCCTTGCTTCGTGTCGCTCCACTGCCAACATCACTCTTGGCCCTCAAAACTTCAACCTTCTCCCATTTTCCTCCCTTAAACTCcctgtgccaccttgaaatttgataccatgtgctggcagcacagcccagccgagaaggaggaagagggagtGCAGGGGGGGCACGGTGAGAAGTCATGGGAGAGCAGACTGagattttaacccttttcttgaaTAATGGAAACCTTACAAGTACTGATCCTCCTGGatctgaatgagaagagagatagagaTGAAATGGAGGAGGAAATGGGCAAATGTGATGAAAGTTCGTGCAGGTGAAAGATGTCGGAAGAGTGGAGAAGAATCTTAGGTgggaggaggtgatggagtggcctttggctggacttttcttgtatagccatggacgGAACCATGTTTCCTGTGATACAGGGACTGCATCTAGGTGGGGAAGGAGTGGCTTGGAGCCGAGAGTGCAGTGATATTATGGGAGTGCGTGAACAGAGACAACACATGAGGAGGGTGGTGGTTGGTGCCCTGATCTTCAGTGGAggagaagatctctgttcttgagaccccttggccccagggggtgaaatttgggtggggacaggtgtcccaaaagtgagagactgtgctcttttttggaactgggcaaagcatccttaaaaggggaaccctagaagcagctctggtccatgcacagtggtgagagcactgggcatggaaggaagatgtcaggAATGCAATGAtctctgggcagtgccatgTGTGACAGGAAACACAAGAGGTCTCAACTGTGTTTGgaggggaagcctatggcacaagGGGGACTCCTCActccttgatgaactgagaattgattatctaaagggtggtgatggaccgagagttggtgatctgagggatggatggatgtattggaaatttggtggggggaggaggaggaaatgtttttggaaggttttcattctttcagTGTGTTTCTTTTCACATACAGTTGTAGTTTAATtcataaagttttcttttctttatttctaagtggaGGCCTGctttcctggtcacatctcacagcagacaccagggagaatgtattttcatggggggcactggcattggcGCCAGCGTCAAGCCATGACAGgggaggaggaaatgtttttggaaggttttcattctttcagTGTGTTTCTTTCTACATATAGTTTTCTATATGTAAAGTTTTCTCTATGTATAGTTTTCTaaagttttctcttctttatttctaagtgggggcctgctttgctctactcctggtcacatctcacagcaggcagcagggagaatgtattttcatgggggcactggcattggcgccagcatcaaaccatgacaggggaggaggaaatgtttttggaaggttttcattctttcagTGTGTTTCTTTTCACATACAGTTGTAGTTTAATtcataaagttttcttttctttatttctaagtgggGGCCTGctttcctggtcacatctcacagcagacaccagggagaatgtATTTTAATGGGGGGCACTGGTATTGGCGCCAGCGTCAAACCATGACAGgggaggaggaaatgtttttggaatgttttcattctttcttttttttttttttttacatatagtTATAGTTTAGTTCATaaagttttctcttctttatttctaagcgagggcctgctttgcttattcctggtcacatctcacagcagacaccaggcagaatgtgtattttcatgggggaCACTGGCATTGGCGCCAGCGTCAAAACCACGACAGAGCCCTACACAGGgtatttatttacataaataGGAGCCCTaactcctcctccctccctgctcctgctgcagatcTACCAGAAGATGCCGAGCACGGACCCCTCGTGCCGCAGGACGCAGCAGGCGATCGCCGCCGTCCGCGCCGCCAGCCTGCCCGCCGGCCCCATGGCCTCCCGCCACCACTACTCGCCCATCTACCTGTCCTGTGCcatgctgctggctgccctCAGCTGGCAGTACCTCAGCACCCTCTCCAAGGCCACCGAGGAGTACGTGCAGGCAGGGGACAACTGAAGGGCACCGCAGGGTGGGGGGATGATGGTGGCAGATGGGTGGCAGGAGGTCACTCGGTTGTGGGGGTggcccagcactgggatggtgacaaggatgggacactggggagctgcagcccctggggtgACAGTGTGGCACTGCTGGATTCCATCCTCACTGCCCTTGCTGTCTGCAAATGCTGACTGGAGTCTCAGTGTTTGGAGttgagtggttttttttcccccattcttTCCTGTTTAACTGAATATTTctggtgattttatttttgttttttatttttattattccttGAGATTTGAGGCATCTTTCCAGCTCACAGCTGAGCAAAACCCTGAAGGTTTTGCCTCCCTTTCTTAAGCAGCCTCTTCTCCCTCACCTCTGGTGCCTGCTCCATGCTGGAAAGATGCTGCTTCAGCCGGGAGAGGAATGTGCTTCCTTatccaaggaaaaagctctggccACTTTCTGGCCCTCAGTGATTGACATAGTGCAGCCTGGAAGCAGGCAGATTGCAGCCACATTTCTGTTGTGCTGAAGGATGCTGAAATGAGCCCTTTTAATGTTAAATATATGAGAGGTGAGGTACTCAGTCCACCTGAATGTGCCCCCAGCTGaaaggcagctgtgcagctgggacagatggcccctgcagtgacacagatCTTGTTTCAGCAGTGGGGAAATGGTTAAAACGAGaagggagctgccagcacagccctgagctcatAACCCCAGGCCTGGACccacagcaggctctgggctctgcactgacccagcccagggcatgggtggcagagcagggcaggggagggagggtttgcaccctgctgtccctcatGGGATGCTTTTTTAGGGTGGCTTTGCTCACCCTGGAAGCCAGGAGCgatccctgccaggagctgggaaggctGGGGCCACCAGGGGGTGACCAGGGCAGGTTTCCCTGACCCACTTGGCTCTGGCTCTGGGTCAGAGTGATGTGTGAGCTGCAGGAGGCTCCCACTGCTGTCTTCAAACAGGTCAGGCTGGCCTCACAAGAGGAAACAGCACTCTGAAGGCAAGTCCTATTCTCCTGGGCTGGATTGTTGTTTGCAAGGTCCCTACCCACCCCCTTCAAatgctgctttgctgtcctgAAGGGAAGGAGAGCTGAAATCCTGGTCTAGGACAGAGCTGCCAGGTGCAGGGCGGTGGCTTTGCAAGGCCAAGCCCTGGTCAGGCTGTTACTCAGAAGGAGAGCCCCTACTCCACAGTTCCTGGTGTAGATTTAAGCTGTTGTTCTAAAGAAACTCGTGGTAGCTCTCTTTGTGCAGCTTCCAGTCTTGTTGAAATTAAAagttttctttggaaaacaaatgctgggtcctctttttctttttttttttttctcagctgtcATTTCTTTTACAGCAGCAATTTCCCCACAAGTTACAAGCCCTCAGCTGATAAAACTCCAGTGCTCCCTTGGTGACAACTGAGTATCAAAGTACAGCCCAGTGTGACAGACCTGGGGGAAGAATATTAACCAGAGGGACAGCTGAGAGTCTGTAAATTCACCTTGAAGGGagtggtggcacagccctgggctgcaggcacGTGTTCCAGGGCCCTGGTGCATcctcagggatgctggggacaggtcctggctgctctctgctcagggTGGAAGCACCTTCCccatcccaagggcagctgtcaccagcagggccacaggacagggctggcagtgaccaCACCTGcacaagggaggggattctgtccctctcaggtgagaccccacctgcagagctgcctccactATCaggaggatgtggagctgctcagagagcccagaggaggccacagagatgctccaagggctggagcccctctgctctggagccaggctggaggaacTGGGGGtgttcccctggagaaggatccagggagagctcagagccccttccagggcctaaaggggctccaggagagctggagagggactggggacaaggcatggagggacaggacacagggaatggctgcccacTGCCAGAAGGCAGGGATAAGGTGGGTTATTAGGAGGAAATCCTTCCCTTtgggggtggtgaggccctggcacagggtgcccacagaagctgtggctgtccctggatccctgcaagtgtccaagtccaggctggacagggcttggatcaacctgggacagtggaaggtgtccctgcccatggcagggggtagcactggatgatctttaaggtccctcccaacccaaaccattctctgaaGACCGAAGGGCCTCACTTGGCTTCCACCCCAACCAATCTGAGGTGGCAGATGCAACCAAGAGCCAGGAGCCAGGACACTGGAGAAATCATTTATTGGCACAGGTGTTCCAGCCAAatacagcacagctctgcctcactGGTGCCTGAGCAAGCAGAGGTAAGGGGCTATTTTACAGTGCATGGAGAGCCTGCTTCACACATCTCTGACCCATAGCCTCAGGTCACTAATAGATTTtgtgctttaaaattaaaaaaaaaagctctttgcTATATTAGTGTATTGGCAAATCACATGATTCCTCCTGTACACAACCTATTACCTCCCCTCAGTAACAAAAATAAGGGTTTTTACCTTCCCTAAtgtcaagaaaaaaatgctttagtTGTGTCAAATTTACTGAGACACCACCAAGCATCTGCttgagctccctgcagcagactTGGGAACCATCCCTCAGCTCAGCatccagcacctgcagccccaaAGCACCCCAAATTTGGGCACTGCACCCTTGCCCAGGCATGACCTGCACACACCAAGCTGCTCGGCCATGCAGGAGAAGGGCTTTGctctttcccagctccctcccagatGCTTGCAGGATATTTGATCAGAGGCTCATGGAGCTCCAGCCAGGCCCTTCCCCAGCATCAATAACCCCAGACTACGGCAGATAAAAAAGTCAGTGAACAGCTGAGGAAGAAGTGGTTTGAGAAGccaggaggatggagcagagcaggcgaTGCACGAGGGACTTggtgcaggcagctctggccaGAGCCACCCCCACAGCAAGTTCATCAGTAGTTTGCTCATTAATAGGTCTAAAATTAGCCAAATCAAGGCACACACTCACAGGAAATTATTCCCTGCTTGTTTTGGGTGCTAACAGTCAGATCAACCCATCTGGGGGAGCACAAATCCCCCGTGGCCATGGCTTTCCTGCAGCATCCACCTCTGCTGCCCCACCAAGTCCCTAAtcccagcacaaagctgctgcttcCGGCCCTCCCAGTGGCAAACTGGGCTGGAAGGGGTCCAGGCTAACCAAATTCCAAGAGGAATTTGGTTCTCCAGCAGTCCTCTGAGCAGGGAATGCCCAGTGTCCTGCTGTGACCCATCAGAAGGAGGAGCTTGGCAGAAAGCAGCTCCACCTCCAGCCCCAACatacaaatttaaaaacaaaaacccaaaaattttaaaaagaaaaaaaaaaaaaaaaaaaacaggaacaaaaattggaaaggaaaaaaaaaaaagataaaaagctTTAA
This window encodes:
- the FDFT1 gene encoding squalene synthase, producing the protein MELLRKWLGHPEDIYNLLRFKMGGYRAVMPRMDTDSLGCGLRTCYRYLNQTSRSFAAVIQALDGELRHAVCIFYLVLRALDTVEDDMSIPLDVKVPMLHEFHSYLYQPDWKYTESKEKDRQVLEDFPTISMEFRKLSKVYQDVISDICHKMGVGMAEFLEKKVDSQHEWDRYCHYVAGLVGIGLSRLFSASELEDSIVGQDTELANSMGLFLQKTNIIRDYLEDQMEGREFWPREVWSRYAKKLSDLAKPENIDVAVQCLNELITNALHHVPDVLTYLSRLKNQSVFNFCAIPQVMAIATLAACYNNQQVFRGVVKIRKGQAVTLMMDATNIQAVKAIMYQYVEEIYQKMPSTDPSCRRTQQAIAAVRAASLPAGPMASRHHYSPIYLSCAMLLAALSWQYLSTLSKATEEYVQAGDN